The Syngnathus scovelli strain Florida chromosome 11, RoL_Ssco_1.2, whole genome shotgun sequence region ATTTAATGTAGTATTTTCACCAGTTCGTTAGCACAATGTGTGTACAGTGTCGTATTAAATTTTGCTAAACTTGACATGACCAACCATAAACGTTATTTGGATATGCCGTTGAAGATATTCCCTTGTCACGTCTTTTTTTTAACACGCCGTCAATGACAAGCACTGATGTCACTGCTGGTGACGTATTCGCAAGTGGCGAGATTACAAATCATAAACAATGCTCAGTTTCAGGAAATGTAATGCTTTACAAGTGGCTAGGGTCACGCTCAATATCGAGTTGTCTtggtaaaagaaaaaacatgagAGATGGGATGGAATCTTCGGGAATTTCCTCTGAAAATATAGAATTGGAATATTTTTGTAAAGCTCAGAATGAATGCACCCGCCGAATCTCTCCTCAGATACGATCCTCCAGTTTTAGTTCCCAAAAGTGCAGATAAAAAATCAGCAAAGGTGAGTAGCATCCCTCTAGTTTCAAAACACTATTAGGTATTATCTTTGTAAGGGAACATTTAACCGATACAAAATACCCAGCTCATATTTGGTCATATATTATATCTGATGTCATGATGTGATGTCATGACTGCAGTGTTCTGACtgattcatttaaaataaaaataaaaaatgacataACCTAAGTGTGTATTAAATATTGCAcaagacaataataataatatataattttgttttttttaaaaaaacacgtTTGCTTCAGGGACGTCCTCCAAAACCCCTCAAGTCAAAACCTCAGCAGCCTGCAGACTCTTTACTACGTCTTCGTAAATCCATAACAGCAACGCTTGAAGACATCAAGCAGAAAAATGAGAACCTTCTCAATCTTATGTTTCCACCCAGGTATCTAAATAACTCTTCAGTCAATTTCACAAAACAGTGTTATTTATTGTCATCTCCCCCTCGCAGGAGATGGGAGGAAGCAAACAAAGAGTGGGTGCAAAGAGTCTGCAGTGAACCATCTACTCGAGTGGACGTGGTGAACTTGGAGGAAGAGTTGGATAAGAAGCTGCTGCAAACACGGGCTATGGAGACTGGAATCTGCCCTCTGAGAAGGCAGTTATACACAGAGTGCTTTGGTATAGACTGTATATGATATATGTAAACTTTTGAATACCAATTTTTTAATCTTAGTTTTGTTGAATAGATGAATTGATCAGACAGGTGGTCCTCATTTGTGCCGAGAGGGGTCTCTTGTTGCTGCGGGTAAGAGACGAGATCAAAATGACCATTGCTGCCTATCAGACGTTCTATGAGAGCAGTATGGTTTTTGGCGTGAGGAAAGCCCTGCATGATGAACAGGACAAGGTGGCCCTGAAGGACAAAGTAAGACTAGCGAACTACAAATTACTGAAAGAAAGTTGTGCATTTTCAGTTTTCGGGTGAAATTTCAGAATTCTTGAACAATATAATTTACAatgtttgaaatatttgaacATAAAAAGGCTTAGAAGTGGGCTTCCTTGAATGATGAATGAAATATTGAACAGTTGGACAAAATTAGATTCAAAAGGTTAGAGGTCAAAATCATATACCCTGTAAGTCAATTCATTTTTGGTTTGTCATGAAGTTTCCCCTGAAGGCCAAATATTTCAATTGTTTTGTGACTAGTAGAGATATTTTAACCTCTCAAAGTTGTATCAACACATTTACATCTGTCTGCTTTTCTTTTATCTTGTATAGATTTCTGATTTAGAGAACTTAAAAGAGGAGCTGATTGAGAAACTGAATcaccaaaaaaagaaatgtgtggAAGTGAAGAAAATGGCAGCTGAAAAACAGGAAGCGCAAGAAAAGAAGTGCACCGAGGAGATTCAGAGcctgaggaaaaacaaccaacagATGAAGGTCATTCATCACTACACAGCAATTTTAATTTCGTCTCAACTAATTCTCATTTTCTCATTCTTATACATCCTTCTCGTTAGGTCCAACTGGAGGGTCTCCTCACAGCAAAAAAGTAATTTTGCCTATATGAAATGAATTGtcccagtattttttttttgtgtttaatcaaaataagacatttgcaaacatctgcttttactttggaaaacaatgaccatTTTTTTCTTGTGTGATATTGCCTAACTGTTTTgttgctttttaaaaaatcaataatTATGAAATAAAAAGTTTAATAAATCGTAATGAaggaaaaaacttttttttaatacactttAAAGCAAATAAAATTATTTGCTGGACAACGAATACATGCGACAGTACCACGTCATTTTAATAATACATCAAGGGAGGATGacatagtataaaaaaaataataaaaaacagcAACTGCTGCACAGTGTTGTAGAAACATGTTGACTTGATCGCTTCATAACCATCACATACTCTGTACATGCATCTCATCTCGTAAAGAAACAGGAAGACCTGCTTAACAAAACACATTCAACCATTTTCCCTTTCACGCAATGTGCAACTTGCAGGATGTCTTGTGTGTGTACCTTTGATCATAAACTTTTAAGACTACAAATTCACTGTGCCTCCTCATATGCCGGCATAACAACCAGTGTTCTTACTGCATAATAAATTAAcaataaatataattttaaaaaaaaattacaacacaATATAATGCCAGGTATGAATTTCCTAATGTGAAGACCCACAGATTTCAACAAATGTACAAATGTGATGAAGAGGAAATAAAGGTAGTGTACAACACAGCTGACACGACTGACAAGGCTGAAGAAGGCTTGTACAGAAGGCAGAATTTGATATTTAAAATCATATTTCCACCATTACATGAAACACGATttgtgcaaaatttgtcttcgacCTTTAAAACAGAAAAGCATTTCCCCTTGTAATTGTGAGTGCTCAGAGAAATAAACATCCAAGGACAATTTACagcattttaaataaatttcAGATACACTTAAGTGCAATCCTGCCCCACAGTGGCTGTGAGCAGTAATGGGATGACATTAGAGCAGTTTTTCAGAACGCTATTTGAACTTTAGTTCTGTATCCTTGATAAACATCTcagaacatctttttttttcaaaataatcaCTTTATGTGACATTTGTTAAATCTGTCAGTATGACCTGACCGTCGTTCAAGAGTAAAATAATTTGGCCTCATCCATTTCCACAATTATTCTCCCATTTGTATCCATTTGGATCAAattgaatcatttggtgatttgTGAGGAGAACACAAAGCTACAATGGGGCTCGTACTGTAAACGCAATAAGGACAGATTTGAGTAGGGATTGAAAGTTGGCTTCAGCCCAGCGATGAGGAGAtattattaaggaatgccctccTTCCGTTGGCAGCATTGCGAGGGGGGCACAGCCCAGTCGTACACGTATGAGAGTCGCAATTTGACTTCCTCCTTACAGAGCCTGCCGTCACGCTGCAGCATCTGGTGCTTCTCCAGCATGTCCTCCAGACTTTGCTTATGTGTCACCAAGTATTTATTGTTGCAACCACGGGATTTATACTCCGTGTCAAAACGCGGGTCATGCATCCGGCGAACATCCACCGGGGCCAACCACGCACCCAAAGACACATCCTCACTCTGCCATATTTTCAAGTAGCCTGCATTAAGATGCACATATCGCACCAGGTCGGATGATAGGATGTAGCCACCGCCCAGAGCGTAGGGCAGGTAGTAGTCACAGAGCTCCCAAGAACTTTCCCGCCACTTCCCAGCCGACTTGACTCGTCCCCGGCCTGAGAAGAAGCCCCAGTACAAGCGAGTGGGCTCTTTCCCTCGCAGCTCCTCTTTAAGGATGTCCAAGCGAGCGAATGTGTCATCATCTGCTTTGAGGACAAACTTGAAGTCCACATTGTGGTCCAGCCAGGAATACATGTGCAGCAGCTTCATGGTTAGGTTATCGTAAGAATCTTTCAAGTCAGGCAGTAGGAGCAGATCCTTGTGTCGTCCTTGTTCTACGTTGAGGTTCTGAAGGTCTTCATTGGAAAGCCCTAAAGTTCCTACAACAAACATGGCCAGAACATCTGAGTCCCGCTTGGACAGCCACGTGCTCCGGATGATACTTCTACGCTCCGTGTACTTGGGCCCTGTTGTGATGAGGACTACCAGGAATGCCGACATGTCTTTGGACGAGGCGGAGCGGTCGTGCTGCTCCGGACGGGGATGTAAAGCGCTGGCATGGGGGGCCAATCCCGGTGGATCGGCATGACCCTGCTTCAGGGTTTCTGAGGTACATTTGGCCAAGAAGACAAGAACCACAGCAAAAGTGCACACAGTGCACAGGAACAGCGCAGTCTTGTGGCGGCAGACGAGACGAACAAAATTCATGATGCTGAGCCTGTCgtgcagggagaaaaaaaacatttgcggtCATGTCATCAAAACATACTATAACTATTCGGACATTGATAAAAAATTTAACATTCCAGCTCTGTACAATGGATTTGAAATGAAATCAATCAATCCAGATTCGCTTTAAGTGCAGACAACGAGCTCTGATTTGATAGTATTTACATCCAAATCAAGAACTGCTTCTGAAGTAAATTGAGGCGCTTCATGTAATGTTTTGCTTTCCTCTTAGCTCTCCTTCATCATGCCAAGTTTGTTGGTTTATTTACCTGAGTACTAAAGTGGCCCTTTTGCGAATAGTCAAGCCACAGCAGGCCTTGAAGCTTTGCTAACGTTGACGTTGGCTACCGAGTCCAGGCGCCTTGCGTACTCTGGCAACTGTCTCCACAAAAAGCAAAATCACACATGGTGCGTAAGTTAGGTGAAGAAAAAAACGAAACATGTAAACATAATGGTTTAAACTCGCAGAACCTGGGCAGACGTggattctttcatttttttttaccccaggAAACGAGGGAGGCTGTGATCAGTGGATACCGGAAACATAGACCCCAAACGGGAAACATTAGATCACAAATaatacatattttattattatactcTATATCACTTAGGTTTGGAAACGTctccgaaaaagaaaaaaaaagcgaaaAGTGGTAGTAAATAGTAAAGTAGTAAATTGCGCATTAAATGGACATTAACTTACAACTAGGTCAACTATACTTTACAGAAACCTTTCTGATAGATCCCCTTCTTccatgcaaaaataaataaatattatatatcATAATCTAAATATATTtccataaatatataaaataatattactatatgagctttattttgaaattaaaaACCGGAAGAGATTCGGTGACAATTTCTACAACATTAGCCGGAAAAATAATGACCTCCGGCTTTTAAAACACCGGAATGTCTCTTTCAACCTGAAACATGAATGAGTAAATTAGGATTTTAATGCTAGCTTATAGCTTCGTGTATCTTTATCCGACGGGTTTGTTAATTAAAACCATTACTTGTTTGTGCAATCGGACAGTGACGAGCGATGACTGCTGTGAGAAATAgccgacatcctgggctatgccCACTGGCTCTCGCCATCTTTTTGCTAGTTTTTACTGAACATTTAGTGGAACCAACCGCTGCTTATGACCCTTATAAAGTCCTGGGTGTCAGCAGGAGTGCGAGCCAAGCTGAAGTCAAAAAGGCATATAAGAACCTTGCAAAAGAATGGTGAGTCATCTGCAACCCCATAGTTTTGTGCTACCAAATGACAGCTGGACATCTGTGATTGTTATTCCACCAGTCATTGCGACGATTTCCAATTACCAATGTATTTTCCTCCACAGGCATCCAGATAAAAATAAAGACCCCATTGCTGAAGATATGTTCATCAAGGTTTCAAAGTCGTATGAGGTGTGTGGTATTCAAGAACTGCAAGATTGTCTTGCTTATTCTGGTGAAACGTGATTTTGAATTAATACCTTGTGGAATCTGTTTCACGTCATTTTCCCCAACTGTGCTAACTGAATAAATATATTCATTATGAAAATTTAACCACATGGGTGTGGTGCCTTCTTGTATTAACACTGGACTCGGAACCAGTGCGTAATAAAAGGCAGTATGGAATTACTGTAACTTGTATTGTTTCTCTTTTGCACACAGATTTTGTCGAACGAGGAGCGAAGGGCCAACTTTGACCGGTACGGGCAGGTAGAAGAAAACGAGCCCTTTGGCCAGTCACAGCGTCAACATTTCCAAAACGGCTTCTACTTCGATGAGTCTTTCTTTCATTTCTCCAGGTAACCCCTTTCCATGTTTCTTTAATATATATGATATATTAGAGGTGCTCCGAGCAGGGTTTTATGTTTCCGATCCAGACTATACTTTTAGACTGTTTGCTGTCATGT contains the following coding sequences:
- the b3galt6 gene encoding beta-1,3-galactosyltransferase 6, giving the protein MNFVRLVCRHKTALFLCTVCTFAVVLVFLAKCTSETLKQGHADPPGLAPHASALHPRPEQHDRSASSKDMSAFLVVLITTGPKYTERRSIIRSTWLSKRDSDVLAMFVVGTLGLSNEDLQNLNVEQGRHKDLLLLPDLKDSYDNLTMKLLHMYSWLDHNVDFKFVLKADDDTFARLDILKEELRGKEPTRLYWGFFSGRGRVKSAGKWRESSWELCDYYLPYALGGGYILSSDLVRYVHLNAGYLKIWQSEDVSLGAWLAPVDVRRMHDPRFDTEYKSRGCNNKYLVTHKQSLEDMLEKHQMLQRDGRLCKEEVKLRLSYVYDWAVPPSQCCQRKEGIP
- the LOC125977871 gene encoding axonemal dynein light intermediate polypeptide 1-like, with translation MNAPAESLLRYDPPVLVPKSADKKSAKGRPPKPLKSKPQQPADSLLRLRKSITATLEDIKQKNENLLNLMFPPRRWEEANKEWVQRVCSEPSTRVDVVNLEEELDKKLLQTRAMETGICPLRRQLYTECFDELIRQVVLICAERGLLLLRVRDEIKMTIAAYQTFYESSMVFGVRKALHDEQDKVALKDKISDLENLKEELIEKLNHQKKKCVEVKKMAAEKQEAQEKKCTEEIQSLRKNNQQMKVQLEGLLTAKK